A portion of the Chondrinema litorale genome contains these proteins:
- a CDS encoding GMC oxidoreductase translates to MKMQTNDKTYDVCIVGSGAGGGMAAKVLTEAGADVVMLEAGPFFDSAEGDMFKWPYNSPRRGAPTHRPFGEFDAAFGGWELGGEPYTTKDDTSFAWFRSRMLGGRTNHWGRISLRFGPKDFKRKSIDGLGDDWPITYEDIKPYYDKVDKLVGVFGTNLDPALGLDNEPDGIFLPPPKPRAYELLIQRACAGMDIPVVPSRMSILTRPLNGRPACHYCSQCNRGCSTYSNFSSPPVLVNPALETGKLNLILNAMAREVTTNDEGLATGVSYVSKEDGQDYHVKAKVVILAASACSSARILLNSKSSRFPNGLANSSDLVGKYLMDSTGADMAGIIPKMMDSIPYNEDGIGGMHLYIPWWLDNAKLDFPRGYHVEFGGGRRMPGYGFLGGIHNYNGKFSHRDGSERKYGGGGYGKQLKEDYRMFYGSLVGFAGRGEPVAVKDNYCEIDPNVVDKWGIPVLKFHYKWSDHEIKQAKHMQDTFEEIIYRMGGFPLGPKATKDQNYGLHTPGEIIHEVGTTRMGKTAKDSVTNQYCQTHDVKNLFVNDGGTFTSMADKNPTWTILALSMRASEYIIDQKKQMNI, encoded by the coding sequence ATGAAAATGCAAACAAACGATAAAACCTATGATGTATGTATTGTAGGTTCTGGTGCTGGCGGCGGTATGGCAGCAAAAGTTTTAACTGAAGCTGGCGCCGATGTAGTAATGCTAGAAGCCGGACCATTCTTCGATTCTGCTGAAGGCGATATGTTTAAATGGCCTTACAACTCTCCCAGACGCGGAGCACCTACCCATAGACCTTTTGGCGAATTTGATGCAGCTTTTGGAGGCTGGGAATTAGGCGGAGAACCTTATACCACTAAAGACGATACATCATTTGCATGGTTTAGATCAAGAATGTTAGGTGGAAGAACCAACCACTGGGGAAGAATCTCTCTTCGATTTGGACCAAAAGACTTTAAACGCAAAAGTATAGATGGCCTTGGTGACGACTGGCCAATTACTTACGAAGACATCAAACCTTATTACGACAAAGTAGATAAACTAGTCGGTGTTTTCGGAACAAACTTAGACCCTGCTCTTGGTCTTGATAATGAACCCGATGGCATATTTCTCCCTCCTCCCAAACCCAGAGCATATGAGTTGCTTATACAAAGAGCCTGTGCTGGTATGGATATCCCGGTTGTTCCTTCGAGAATGTCTATATTAACCCGACCTCTAAATGGAAGGCCTGCCTGTCATTATTGCTCTCAATGTAACCGTGGTTGCTCCACTTACTCAAATTTCTCTTCACCTCCTGTATTGGTAAATCCTGCTTTAGAAACAGGCAAATTAAACCTGATTTTAAATGCAATGGCCAGAGAAGTTACCACCAACGACGAAGGCTTGGCTACTGGAGTTTCTTATGTGAGCAAAGAAGATGGGCAAGATTATCATGTAAAAGCGAAAGTGGTAATTTTAGCGGCAAGTGCTTGTTCATCTGCCAGAATATTACTCAATTCTAAATCGAGCAGGTTCCCAAATGGTCTTGCCAATTCTAGTGATTTAGTTGGAAAATACCTGATGGATTCAACTGGAGCCGACATGGCAGGTATTATTCCTAAAATGATGGATAGCATTCCTTATAATGAAGATGGTATTGGCGGAATGCACTTATATATTCCTTGGTGGTTAGATAATGCAAAACTAGATTTCCCGAGAGGTTACCATGTAGAATTTGGTGGTGGTCGCAGAATGCCAGGTTATGGCTTTTTAGGTGGCATTCATAACTATAATGGCAAATTTAGCCACAGAGATGGCAGTGAAAGAAAATATGGCGGTGGTGGCTATGGTAAGCAGTTAAAAGAAGATTACAGAATGTTTTATGGCTCTCTAGTTGGCTTTGCTGGCAGAGGCGAACCAGTAGCAGTTAAAGACAACTACTGTGAGATAGACCCGAATGTAGTGGATAAATGGGGAATTCCAGTTTTAAAATTCCATTACAAATGGAGCGATCACGAAATAAAGCAAGCCAAACACATGCAAGATACTTTCGAAGAAATTATCTACCGAATGGGCGGTTTTCCATTAGGGCCTAAAGCTACCAAAGATCAAAATTATGGTTTGCACACTCCCGGAGAGATTATTCACGAAGTAGGCACTACCCGAATGGGAAAAACAGCAAAAGACTCTGTAACAAATCAATACTGCCAGACACACGATGTAAAAAATCTGTTTGTAAACGATGGTGGTACATTTACTTCTATGGCAGATAAGAACCCAACCTGGACAATTCTAGCACTTTCAATGCGTGCTTCAGAATACATTATCGACCAGAA
- the trxA gene encoding thioredoxin has translation MSKFSDVIKNSEVPVLVDFYADWCGPCKFMEPVLKGVADKLESKLKVIKVDVDKNPAAAQAYKVQGIPTMILFHKGNILWRQSGAMPEQVLIQHLSPHLSVNV, from the coding sequence ATGAGTAAGTTTTCAGACGTGATAAAAAATTCGGAGGTGCCAGTTTTGGTAGATTTTTATGCAGACTGGTGTGGGCCTTGTAAATTTATGGAGCCTGTATTAAAAGGTGTTGCAGATAAGCTAGAAAGTAAGTTGAAAGTGATTAAAGTAGATGTTGATAAAAATCCTGCTGCTGCTCAAGCTTACAAAGTACAAGGTATACCTACTATGATACTTTTCCATAAAGGAAACATCTTGTGGAGACAGTCTGGTGCAATGCCCGAACAAGTGTTGATACAACATTTATCACCACATCTTTCTGTGAATGTTTAA
- the gcvP gene encoding aminomethyl-transferring glycine dehydrogenase — protein sequence MKINLNNFDRFEKRHNSPSSIEIEEMLKSIGVSSVDELINKTIPENIRLKQPLNLPKAQTEHDFLKSFKELASKNKIFKSYIGMGYHDCYVPNVILRNILENPAWYTAYTPYQAEIAQGRLEMLLNFQTVVSDLTGMEIANASLLDEGTAAAEAMAMMHSNVARSKKGANKFFVSKHCHPQTIDLLKTRTAPIGVEMTIGSIDELDLFDEKLFGVLLQYPHTEGEVLDYTDFIAAAHEQNVQVGAAVDLLSLLLLKSPGEMDADIVVGSSQRFGVPMGYGGPHAGFLATRESYKRLLPGRIIGVSKDVDGKVAYRMALQTREQHIKRERATSNICTAQVLLAVMAAAYAVYHGAEGLKNIALRVYGLTSVLSKGLTELGFTITNKTHFDTLQLVLHDHTEQEKIKQVALAKKINLHYPDENHICISLNETTTLADVKELLEIFKEALALKGEIEANNTEIDFTLEEKLQRSTEYLTFEVFNKYHSEHEMLRYLKSLENKDLSLVHSMISLGSCTMKLNATTEMIPVTWPEFGALHPFVPKDQAQGYQKLFVNLENWLQEITGFDAVSLQPNSGAQGEYAGLMVIRAFHQNNGNEHRNVALIPSSAHGTNPASAVMAGMKVVIVKCDEKGNIDIADLKEKAEKFSDTLSALMVTYPSTHGVYEEGIIEICEIIHQHGGKVYMDGANMNAQVGLTSPANIGADVCHLNLHKTFCIPHGGGGPGMGPIGVTTELAPYLPGHSEVETGGENAISAISAAPWGSASILPISYAYIAMMGTEGLTNATRMAILNANYMRAKLQAHYPILYTGKNGFCAHEMIVDCREFKKAGIEVEDIAKRLMDYGFHAPTVSFPVPGTLMVEPTESESKEELDRFCDALIAIRNEIAGVEEGKTDAVNNVLKNAPHTANMLLADTWEYPYTREEAAYPLPYLKTNKFWPSVRRIDSAFGDRNLVCSCIPVSEFEEEQAI from the coding sequence ATGAAAATAAATCTCAACAATTTTGATCGTTTTGAAAAACGTCACAATAGTCCCTCTTCTATTGAGATAGAAGAAATGCTAAAAAGCATTGGAGTTTCCTCAGTGGACGAACTAATTAATAAAACTATACCTGAAAATATTCGCTTAAAGCAACCGCTAAATCTGCCAAAAGCACAAACAGAGCACGATTTTCTGAAGTCTTTTAAAGAACTAGCCAGCAAAAATAAAATCTTTAAGTCTTACATTGGTATGGGGTATCACGACTGCTATGTACCGAATGTAATTCTTAGAAACATTCTAGAAAATCCAGCATGGTACACTGCATACACGCCATATCAAGCTGAAATTGCACAGGGTAGACTAGAAATGTTACTCAATTTCCAAACTGTGGTTTCTGATCTTACAGGAATGGAAATTGCCAACGCATCGCTACTTGACGAAGGAACTGCTGCTGCTGAAGCTATGGCGATGATGCACTCTAATGTAGCTCGTAGCAAGAAAGGAGCTAACAAGTTTTTTGTTTCAAAACATTGCCATCCGCAAACAATAGATTTGCTTAAAACCAGAACGGCTCCTATCGGTGTTGAAATGACTATTGGTTCTATTGATGAGCTAGATTTGTTTGATGAGAAGTTGTTTGGAGTTTTATTGCAATATCCTCACACAGAAGGAGAAGTACTAGATTATACAGATTTTATTGCAGCAGCTCATGAACAAAATGTGCAAGTTGGTGCTGCCGTAGATTTGTTAAGCTTGTTACTACTAAAATCTCCAGGAGAAATGGATGCTGATATTGTAGTGGGTTCTTCTCAGAGATTTGGTGTACCGATGGGTTATGGTGGTCCTCACGCTGGATTTTTGGCAACAAGAGAAAGCTACAAAAGACTTTTACCGGGTAGAATAATTGGGGTTTCTAAAGATGTTGATGGAAAAGTAGCTTACAGAATGGCTTTACAAACCCGTGAGCAACACATCAAAAGAGAAAGAGCGACCTCTAATATTTGTACCGCACAAGTACTACTGGCTGTTATGGCTGCTGCCTATGCAGTTTATCACGGTGCAGAAGGGCTTAAAAATATTGCATTGAGAGTTTATGGTTTAACTTCTGTGCTTTCAAAAGGATTAACTGAGCTAGGTTTTACTATCACCAACAAAACTCACTTCGATACCTTACAATTAGTTTTACACGATCATACAGAACAGGAAAAAATTAAGCAGGTAGCATTAGCTAAAAAAATCAACCTGCACTACCCTGACGAAAACCATATATGTATTTCTTTAAACGAAACCACTACTTTGGCAGACGTTAAAGAACTACTAGAAATATTTAAAGAAGCATTAGCGCTAAAAGGCGAAATTGAAGCAAATAATACTGAAATAGATTTCACTTTAGAAGAAAAGCTTCAACGCTCTACAGAATACCTTACTTTTGAGGTATTTAACAAATACCACTCAGAGCATGAGATGCTTCGCTACTTAAAAAGCCTCGAAAACAAAGACCTTTCTCTAGTTCACTCAATGATTTCATTAGGTTCTTGTACAATGAAATTGAATGCGACTACTGAAATGATTCCTGTTACATGGCCAGAGTTTGGAGCTTTACACCCGTTTGTTCCCAAAGACCAAGCGCAAGGCTACCAAAAGTTATTTGTGAATCTTGAAAACTGGTTACAAGAGATTACAGGTTTCGATGCAGTTTCATTACAACCAAATTCAGGAGCTCAGGGCGAATATGCTGGCTTAATGGTAATTAGGGCATTCCACCAAAACAATGGCAATGAGCACCGTAATGTTGCCCTTATTCCTTCTTCTGCACATGGTACTAACCCTGCAAGTGCAGTAATGGCAGGTATGAAAGTGGTAATTGTTAAATGTGATGAAAAAGGTAACATCGATATCGCAGACCTTAAAGAGAAAGCAGAGAAATTTAGCGATACTTTATCTGCACTAATGGTAACCTATCCATCAACCCACGGTGTGTATGAGGAAGGTATTATTGAAATATGTGAGATTATCCACCAACATGGAGGTAAAGTATACATGGATGGTGCAAACATGAATGCACAAGTTGGTTTAACAAGCCCTGCGAATATTGGTGCTGATGTTTGCCACCTTAATCTACATAAAACATTCTGTATCCCTCACGGTGGTGGTGGACCTGGTATGGGCCCAATTGGTGTAACTACCGAGCTTGCTCCTTATTTACCAGGACATAGCGAAGTTGAAACTGGAGGAGAAAACGCTATATCTGCAATTTCTGCTGCTCCTTGGGGAAGTGCTAGCATCTTGCCAATCTCTTATGCTTACATTGCCATGATGGGCACAGAAGGTCTAACCAATGCTACCAGAATGGCGATTTTAAATGCCAACTACATGAGAGCTAAGTTACAAGCACACTATCCGATTTTATATACTGGTAAAAATGGATTCTGTGCACACGAGATGATCGTAGATTGCCGTGAGTTTAAGAAAGCAGGAATCGAAGTAGAAGACATTGCTAAGAGATTAATGGATTATGGTTTCCATGCTCCTACTGTTTCTTTCCCAGTACCAGGTACTTTAATGGTTGAGCCAACAGAAAGTGAGTCTAAAGAAGAACTAGACAGATTCTGCGATGCTTTAATTGCCATTAGAAACGAAATAGCTGGTGTTGAAGAAGGCAAAACTGATGCTGTGAATAATGTGCTTAAAAATGCACCTCACACAGCAAATATGCTATTAGCAGATACATGGGAATACCCATACACAAGAGAAGAAGCTGCTTATCCGCTTCCTTATCTTAAAACCAACAAATTCTGGCCAAGTGTAAGAAGAATCGACAGTGCATTTGGAGATAGAAATCTGGTGTGTAGTTGTATCCCAGTTTCAGAGTTTGAAGAAGAACAGGCAATTTAA
- a CDS encoding pyridoxal phosphate-dependent aminotransferase produces MNSKINRRNWLKSSSLLATGLFAGIPAIAGKRNPQISIPEFEFLSEHELTRKELKNLPPLKARLLSNENAFGPSEKAKQAIIDAINDSFMYPRDAREEFTTLIAEKEGVSPDQVILGAGSTELLMAASLYYGLKGGKVISGDPSYMSLVRMSGSYGADWDKVPLTSDYKLDLEEMEKRVSDDTSLVYICNPNNPTGTSLDTEKLKDFCKTVSKKKPVFVDEAYIDYAGGIEAKGMGSLLKEGHDVIIARTFSKAHAFAGLRIGYCIALPETIENIKKYSTRGGTTSATSLCGAIASFQDDEYMKYTVAKNAEAKEYTYGFLKDLGYDYIPSDTSFILFPIPMEGEKFKQKMLEQGIGIKVWEFDNQHWCRVSMHKIEKLKIFEAALRELPG; encoded by the coding sequence ATGAACTCAAAAATCAACAGAAGAAACTGGTTAAAGTCTAGTTCTCTATTGGCTACTGGATTATTTGCAGGTATTCCTGCTATTGCAGGAAAAAGAAATCCACAAATCTCAATTCCTGAATTCGAATTTTTATCAGAACACGAGCTTACCCGCAAAGAATTAAAAAACTTACCTCCATTAAAAGCACGTCTGCTTTCAAACGAAAATGCATTTGGCCCTTCAGAAAAAGCTAAACAAGCTATTATAGATGCAATAAACGACAGCTTTATGTATCCTCGTGATGCAAGAGAAGAGTTTACAACACTAATTGCTGAAAAAGAAGGTGTATCACCAGATCAGGTAATTCTTGGAGCTGGTTCTACAGAATTGCTAATGGCTGCTTCTTTATACTATGGTCTTAAAGGCGGTAAAGTAATCTCTGGTGACCCTAGCTACATGTCCTTAGTAAGAATGTCTGGTTCTTACGGAGCAGATTGGGACAAAGTGCCTTTAACTTCAGATTATAAATTAGATCTTGAAGAAATGGAAAAAAGAGTTTCAGACGATACGAGTCTCGTATATATCTGTAACCCAAATAACCCAACTGGAACTTCTCTAGATACAGAAAAATTAAAAGATTTCTGTAAAACAGTGTCTAAAAAGAAACCTGTTTTTGTAGATGAGGCTTACATCGATTATGCTGGTGGCATTGAAGCTAAAGGCATGGGAAGCCTTTTAAAAGAGGGCCATGATGTAATTATTGCAAGAACATTCTCTAAAGCTCACGCTTTCGCTGGTTTAAGAATTGGTTACTGCATAGCACTTCCAGAAACTATAGAAAATATTAAAAAATATAGCACAAGAGGAGGCACAACTTCTGCAACTTCATTGTGTGGTGCAATTGCAAGCTTTCAAGATGATGAATACATGAAGTATACTGTAGCTAAAAATGCTGAAGCTAAAGAATATACTTATGGATTCTTAAAAGACTTAGGTTACGATTACATCCCGTCTGATACCAGTTTTATCCTTTTCCCAATTCCGATGGAAGGAGAAAAATTCAAACAAAAAATGCTTGAGCAAGGCATTGGTATTAAAGTTTGGGAATTCGACAACCAACACTGGTGCCGAGTAAGTATGCACAAAATTGAAAAACTTAAGATTTTCGAAGCTGCTTTAAGAGAGCTTCCAGGTTAA
- a CDS encoding TonB-dependent receptor plug domain-containing protein, with the protein MKRILLILAIVGTTIFSSYAQNIDTTSTLLEELIITENRLQTPFLESARNIEVLHAKKLKQLPVQSLPEALNYLPGIDVRQRGPVGVQADLSIRGSTFEQSLVLINGIKITDPQTGHHMLNLPIGFENIDEVVVLKGPAARIYGQNAFAGAINIITKIPEQRSIYLSAFGGDFGTYNGSAALALPGEKYGQYISVSRNASDGYRENTDYFINNVFYQSELKLASGKFNIQFGYTDKEFGANGFYSSPSATQQWEAVQTSLSSVAYEQKINKWTFKPRVYWRRNKDQYQFVRGQPEIYENFHTSNTLGAELQTTYESKLGVTGLGVELRNEDIESTNLGNWNRDNLGIFTEHKFSLGKLLVTPGVYFNWFSDFGWNAFPGVDASYQILNNTRAFASVGRSFRIPTYTDLYYADPANLGNPDLEPESAVSYEAGFKYYLKGFYAQVSYFNRTTDNQIDWVKNNADDPWQPQNFSEQITQGVDISAEWDFNYLLSEDAFINQITLAYTYIDAQLSERENVISRYVLENLKHQFIGGVNHKIVGNFSHQLKSRFIDRVSLADYWLFDSRVNWHNESDNLNIYIEATNIFDKEYTEVSLVPMPGRWFRAGAKFRLDF; encoded by the coding sequence ATGAAGAGAATTTTACTAATACTCGCAATAGTTGGGACAACAATTTTTTCTAGTTATGCCCAAAACATTGATACAACCTCTACCCTTCTTGAAGAGCTGATTATAACTGAAAACCGTCTTCAAACTCCTTTTCTTGAATCAGCAAGAAACATAGAGGTTTTACATGCTAAAAAACTCAAACAACTACCAGTACAAAGTTTACCAGAGGCCTTAAATTACCTTCCAGGAATAGATGTGAGGCAAAGAGGTCCTGTGGGTGTGCAAGCAGATTTAAGTATAAGAGGCAGTACTTTTGAGCAAAGTCTAGTTTTGATTAATGGCATCAAAATAACTGACCCGCAAACAGGCCATCATATGCTAAACCTGCCAATAGGTTTCGAAAACATAGACGAAGTAGTCGTATTAAAAGGACCTGCTGCTCGTATTTATGGACAAAATGCTTTTGCAGGAGCCATCAATATTATCACAAAAATTCCTGAACAAAGAAGTATCTATCTATCTGCTTTTGGAGGTGACTTTGGAACCTATAATGGTTCAGCAGCTTTAGCTTTACCAGGCGAAAAGTATGGACAATATATCTCAGTTTCTAGAAATGCTTCAGACGGTTATAGAGAAAATACAGACTATTTCATAAATAATGTATTTTATCAGTCTGAGTTAAAACTTGCTTCAGGTAAATTCAATATTCAATTTGGTTATACCGACAAAGAGTTTGGAGCAAATGGTTTCTATTCTTCGCCATCTGCCACTCAGCAATGGGAAGCTGTACAAACTAGTTTAAGCAGTGTTGCTTATGAGCAAAAAATCAATAAATGGACTTTTAAGCCAAGAGTTTACTGGCGTAGAAACAAAGACCAATATCAATTTGTAAGAGGGCAACCAGAAATATACGAAAACTTCCATACCTCAAATACCCTCGGTGCAGAATTACAAACAACTTACGAAAGTAAACTAGGTGTAACTGGCTTAGGTGTAGAATTAAGAAACGAAGATATAGAGAGCACAAATTTGGGCAACTGGAACAGAGATAACTTAGGTATTTTCACCGAACATAAATTCAGTTTAGGGAAACTGTTAGTTACACCAGGTGTATATTTTAATTGGTTCTCAGATTTTGGATGGAATGCCTTCCCTGGTGTAGATGCTAGTTACCAAATTTTAAATAATACTAGAGCATTTGCAAGTGTTGGCAGATCATTCAGAATACCAACTTATACAGATTTATATTATGCAGACCCTGCAAACCTTGGTAACCCTGATCTGGAACCAGAATCTGCGGTAAGTTATGAAGCGGGTTTTAAATACTACTTAAAAGGTTTCTATGCTCAAGTATCTTATTTCAATAGAACCACAGATAACCAAATCGACTGGGTAAAAAATAATGCAGATGATCCTTGGCAGCCGCAAAACTTCTCAGAACAAATAACACAAGGTGTAGATATATCTGCCGAATGGGATTTTAACTACTTATTGAGCGAAGATGCATTTATCAACCAAATCACTTTAGCTTATACTTACATCGACGCACAACTAAGCGAAAGAGAAAATGTAATATCAAGGTATGTACTCGAAAACCTCAAACATCAATTTATTGGAGGTGTAAATCATAAAATTGTTGGAAACTTTAGCCACCAATTAAAAAGCAGGTTTATAGACCGTGTAAGCCTTGCCGACTATTGGCTATTCGATTCAAGGGTTAATTGGCACAACGAATCAGACAACCTAAACATTTACATCGAAGCTACTAATATCTTTGATAAAGAATATACAGAAGTAAGTCTTGTACCAATGCCTGGTAGATGGTTTAGAGCTGGCGCTAAATTCAGACTCGATTTTTAA
- a CDS encoding rhomboid family protein — MNSFIEDFKYAWNKPNNGVVKLIIINVIVWVIVNLLYFLSSMLDNPGMFSFFYNNIKLQPTFGTFIFKPWTIITYFFTHQDFFHILYNMIFMYWFGKLIQEYLGSQKLVALYIWGGIAGGFAYLLVYYILGLQSSGMVGASAGVYAIIVGAATFKPEHRFHLLFIGPVQLKYLAAVAVLLSFFQLPQTNTGGNVAHLGGALIGFIFIKQLQRGDDWSKPVTSVLQFFANIFTPKSGFKVTYGKKSKVTVSKGGYKTNNKSKDEMPEQAVVDAILDKISESGYEKLSKEEKQILFKASQKKK, encoded by the coding sequence ATGAACAGTTTTATCGAAGATTTTAAATATGCCTGGAATAAGCCGAACAATGGTGTCGTTAAGCTTATTATCATCAATGTTATTGTATGGGTTATAGTAAATTTACTATACTTTTTATCCAGTATGCTGGATAACCCAGGCATGTTCTCCTTCTTTTATAATAATATAAAGTTACAGCCTACTTTTGGCACTTTTATTTTTAAGCCCTGGACAATAATAACCTATTTCTTTACCCATCAGGATTTCTTTCATATTCTTTATAATATGATTTTTATGTACTGGTTTGGTAAACTAATTCAAGAATATCTGGGAAGCCAAAAACTAGTAGCACTTTATATATGGGGAGGTATAGCTGGTGGTTTTGCTTATCTACTAGTTTATTACATTTTAGGTTTGCAAAGTTCTGGCATGGTTGGAGCATCTGCAGGCGTATATGCTATTATAGTTGGTGCCGCCACATTTAAACCGGAGCACCGTTTTCACTTGCTCTTTATCGGGCCTGTTCAATTAAAATACCTCGCCGCTGTAGCAGTATTACTATCGTTTTTTCAATTACCACAAACCAATACGGGTGGTAATGTAGCTCACCTTGGTGGAGCACTAATCGGTTTTATCTTTATCAAACAGTTACAAAGAGGTGATGACTGGAGCAAGCCAGTTACTTCAGTGCTACAATTTTTTGCTAATATTTTTACTCCTAAATCTGGATTTAAAGTTACCTATGGCAAAAAAAGTAAAGTAACCGTTTCTAAAGGTGGATATAAAACAAACAATAAAAGCAAAGACGAAATGCCCGAACAAGCTGTAGTTGATGCAATATTAGATAAAATATCGGAGTCTGGTTATGAGAAATTAAGTAAAGAAGAAAAACAAATTCTTTTTAAAGCAAGCCAGAAGAAAAAATAG
- a CDS encoding rhomboid family intramembrane serine protease, with amino-acid sequence MFAPITPTVRMLLVLNIGVFLIESFLDLPLSSILSLKYLFSENFQPYQVFTYMFVHADFWHLFGNMIVLFFFGPMLENFLGSNKFLIFYVACGIGASLFHGLINYLEMSQMEDAIASFRVMPSPEKFLDFANDYANGFTGQRYFKFYNLVHEIYPGNPDNQQIQGEVLGIMESLRNSYVSQSSMLGASGATLGVLLGFGLLFPEMEIRLLFFPFFPIKAIYLVTFFAAYEIYSVIEQRPDDNIAHFAHIGGMLIAFIIIKFNILKHK; translated from the coding sequence ATGTTTGCGCCCATAACTCCTACAGTTAGAATGCTCCTAGTTTTGAATATTGGAGTTTTTCTTATTGAATCATTCTTAGACTTACCACTTAGTAGCATTCTTTCACTTAAATACCTTTTCTCAGAAAACTTTCAACCGTATCAGGTATTCACATACATGTTTGTACATGCAGACTTCTGGCACTTGTTCGGTAACATGATCGTACTGTTTTTCTTTGGCCCTATGCTAGAAAACTTTCTGGGTTCTAATAAGTTCTTAATCTTTTATGTAGCATGTGGCATTGGTGCCTCATTATTTCACGGATTAATTAATTATCTTGAAATGTCTCAAATGGAAGATGCCATCGCTTCTTTTAGAGTCATGCCTAGCCCTGAAAAGTTTCTAGATTTTGCCAATGACTATGCAAATGGCTTTACAGGACAACGCTATTTCAAATTTTATAACTTAGTACATGAAATATACCCAGGCAATCCTGACAACCAACAAATTCAAGGTGAAGTGCTTGGGATAATGGAATCTTTAAGAAATTCATATGTTTCTCAAAGTTCGATGCTGGGTGCGTCTGGTGCTACTTTAGGTGTGCTTTTAGGTTTTGGATTATTATTTCCTGAGATGGAAATCAGGTTATTGTTTTTTCCATTTTTCCCTATAAAAGCAATTTATTTGGTTACATTTTTTGCTGCTTACGAAATTTATTCTGTAATTGAGCAAAGACCCGATGACAATATAGCTCATTTCGCACATATTGGTGGAATGTTAATTGCGTTTATAATCATAAAGTTTAATATATTAAAACATAAGTGA
- a CDS encoding YraN family protein: protein MNNLEKGKIGENLAVNYLSKKGFKILERNFRYKKAEIDIIASNEKFVLFIEVKTRSKTTFGYPEEFVSEQQEERIMNAATHFLETTGAPHQFIRFDIISIIKNSSQQELVHIEDAFH from the coding sequence ATGAATAATTTGGAAAAAGGAAAAATTGGAGAAAATCTAGCTGTTAATTATCTCTCTAAAAAGGGATTTAAAATTCTAGAAAGGAATTTCAGATATAAAAAAGCTGAAATTGACATTATAGCCAGTAATGAAAAATTCGTTTTATTCATAGAAGTAAAAACCCGTAGTAAAACTACATTTGGATACCCAGAAGAATTCGTCTCTGAACAACAAGAAGAGAGAATAATGAATGCTGCAACTCATTTTCTCGAAACAACAGGAGCACCTCATCAGTTTATTCGTTTTGACATTATATCAATAATTAAAAACTCTTCACAACAAGAGCTCGTCCATATAGAAGACGCTTTTCATTAA
- a CDS encoding ATP-binding protein — protein sequence MVHSIKINCSKSSLKDIREFAEKILSNYEIPEVERNLIIVAIDEVCANIIIHAHHCNETDEISIRISEFDKTLEFAIIDQGEIFNITDYNVPTLENLIKDKKPGGIGLILVKKIMDKIMVEKQDGKSVCRMYKSLIL from the coding sequence ATGGTGCACTCAATAAAAATTAATTGCAGCAAATCGAGCCTGAAAGATATTAGAGAGTTTGCTGAGAAAATTTTAAGTAATTATGAAATTCCTGAAGTTGAGAGGAATCTAATTATAGTTGCTATTGATGAGGTGTGCGCAAATATCATTATACACGCACACCACTGTAATGAAACAGACGAGATTAGTATAAGAATCTCTGAGTTTGATAAAACACTTGAATTTGCAATAATAGATCAGGGAGAGATCTTTAACATAACAGATTACAATGTACCAACTTTAGAAAACCTTATCAAAGACAAAAAGCCAGGTGGCATCGGCCTTATACTTGTTAAAAAAATAATGGATAAGATAATGGTTGAAAAACAAGACGGCAAAAGTGTTTGCCGAATGTATAAGTCACTGATTCTCTGA
- a CDS encoding STAS domain-containing protein → MEITTFNEGKYYIIKINGELDASSSLILDDAIEEAVNKDQKLLLFDCENLHYISSPGIGVFTSRIEDHEQKKIYLVLYGMNEKVFNVFKILGLDKILPIVNEKEEAKILLNGALNKN, encoded by the coding sequence ATGGAAATAACCACCTTTAATGAGGGCAAATATTATATAATTAAGATAAATGGTGAACTTGATGCCAGTTCTTCGCTAATACTGGATGATGCCATTGAAGAGGCAGTCAATAAAGATCAAAAGCTTTTACTATTCGACTGTGAAAATTTACATTACATTTCTTCACCAGGGATAGGAGTTTTTACATCCAGAATCGAAGATCACGAACAAAAGAAAATATATCTCGTACTATATGGCATGAACGAAAAAGTTTTTAACGTTTTCAAAATTCTTGGGCTGGATAAAATCCTGCCTATAGTTAATGAAAAGGAAGAAGCCAAAATATTGCTTAATGGTGCACTCAATAAAAATTAA